The genomic DNA AGCGGGGCGCGCTGAGATCTGCTAGAGGGACGCGGCCCGGGTCCCCATGCGCTTGCTCTACGTCCTCGCCAGCTACCTGCTCTTCGCCGTGCTCTTCCCCGTGCTGTCGCTGCACCGCAAGACGCGGCACGGGCTGAAGCAGCGACTCGGCTTCTACGCGTCCGGGGAGCTGCCGCCCCGAGGCCCCGGTCCGACCTTCTGGCTGCACGGGGCGAGCGCGGGAGACCTGCTGGCGCTCTCTCCGATGTTCGCCCCGCTGCGGGCACGCTTTCCCGGCTGCCGCATCGTGCTCTCCACGATGACGAACTCGGGCTACATGATGGGCCGCGAGCGCTTGGCGAAGCAGGTGGACGCGGTGGTGTACTCGCCTTACGACCTGTGGGGCGCGACGCGGCGGGCGGTGCGAGCCATCCAGCCGGACCTGTTGGTGCTCGAGTACACGGAGATCTGGCCCAACCTCATCCGCGCGGCGAAGCGGGCCGGGGGGCGCGTGGCGCTGACGAATGGCCGGTTCTCTCCCGCGAACCAGGGACAGTATCGGCGTTTGTTCTCGCTCATCGGCAATCCCCTGAAGGACCTGTCGCTGTTCCTGATGCGGGGCGACGAAGAGGCGGAGCGGGTGCTGGGACTGGGCGCGCCACGCGAGCGGGTGTTCGTGACGGGGAACACGAAGTTCGACGCGCTGGCGGCGGTTGGCTCGGGGCGGGAGGACGAGGCGCTGCGCTCGGCGCTGGGGCTGAAGGAAGGCGAGCGGGTGTGGATCGCCGGCAGCACGCACGAGGGTGAGGAGGAGCACCTGCTCGCGGTCTACCGGCGGCTGTTGGAAGCGCACCCGGATCTGCGGCTGGTGATCGCTCCGAGGTACATCGATCGCGCGGGCCGTATCGCCGCGCTGGCGAAGGAGGCGGGCCTGAGCGTGGGACTGCGCTCGAAGGGGAACGAGGAGAAGGGGCAGGTGGTGGTGTTGGATTCCATGGGAGAGCTGTCGAGGGCGTACGGGCTGGCGTCGTTGGTGTTCGTGGGCGGCTCGTTCACGACGCGCGGAGGACAGAACATCCTGGAGCCCGCCGGGCAGGGAAAGCCGGTGCTGTTCGGTCCGCACATGGAGAACTTCCAGGACAGCGTGCAGGTGCTGGTGGGCCGGGGCGGCATTCAGGTGAACGACGCGGAACATCTGTACCGGGTGGTGTCGGAGTTGTTGTCGAAGCCGGAGACGGTGGCGTCGTTGGGCGAGCTGGCGAGGGCGACGGTGCGCCAGGTGTCCGGAGCGAGCCAACGCAACGTGGATCACATGGCGCGGGTGCTTGGCCCGTGAGGATCCTGCACCTGCTCGCCAGTCCCTTCTGGAGTGGTCCGGCGGAGAACGTGGCGCTTCTGGCGCTGGCTCAGCGCGAGGCGGGGCACGAGGTGTGGGTCGCGGTGGATCGGCGGCGCACGAAGGTGTCGTCGGAGGAGCCCGTGGTGCCGCGGCTCGAGGC from Melittangium boletus DSM 14713 includes the following:
- a CDS encoding 3-deoxy-D-manno-octulosonic acid transferase, which translates into the protein MRLLYVLASYLLFAVLFPVLSLHRKTRHGLKQRLGFYASGELPPRGPGPTFWLHGASAGDLLALSPMFAPLRARFPGCRIVLSTMTNSGYMMGRERLAKQVDAVVYSPYDLWGATRRAVRAIQPDLLVLEYTEIWPNLIRAAKRAGGRVALTNGRFSPANQGQYRRLFSLIGNPLKDLSLFLMRGDEEAERVLGLGAPRERVFVTGNTKFDALAAVGSGREDEALRSALGLKEGERVWIAGSTHEGEEEHLLAVYRRLLEAHPDLRLVIAPRYIDRAGRIAALAKEAGLSVGLRSKGNEEKGQVVVLDSMGELSRAYGLASLVFVGGSFTTRGGQNILEPAGQGKPVLFGPHMENFQDSVQVLVGRGGIQVNDAEHLYRVVSELLSKPETVASLGELARATVRQVSGASQRNVDHMARVLGP